GAGCGTCGGATCGGTCGTCACCGTCTCGATCCGGTCGACCACGGCCGACAGCGGCAGGTCGTCGCGTTCGAGGGCCGCGAGCAGGTCGAGTGCGAGTTCGACCCGCGCGCTCGCTCGCTCGTGCGTGTCGTCCGTCACGGCCGGCCGTTCGGGACCGGCGCTCATCAACGTCCCGTTCGGGCGTCGGGGGCGTCCGCCGAAGCGCAACTCGTTTGCCACGTGGCGACGAGCGACGGACATGGACCGACGCGTTCGCCTCGGCGCCGGCGTGGGTCTGATCGCCCTCGTCGCCGCCCTCGCGGCCCTCACCTCGCCGGCGGCGGTCCTCGGCCGGCTGGCGTGGGTCGCCGCCGATCCGCTCCGTCTGACCCTCGCGCTCGTCGCCGTCGCCGTCGTCCGCCCGCTGTTCGCGTGGCCGACGACGCTGCTCGCCGTCGCCGCGGGCTACGGGCTAGGCCTCGGGGGGTTCCCGCTCGCGCTCGCGCTGGTCGTCGTGACGAGTCTCCCCCCGTACTGGGTGGCCGGCCTGAGCGCCGGCGACGGCTCCGTCGCCGCGGCGGGGGAGCGACTCGTCGCCGAGACGGGCGACGTGCGGAGCGTCGTC
This window of the Haloplanus rubicundus genome carries:
- a CDS encoding VTT domain-containing protein; this translates as MDRRVRLGAGVGLIALVAALAALTSPAAVLGRLAWVAADPLRLTLALVAVAVVRPLFAWPTTLLAVAAGYGLGLGGFPLALALVVVTSLPPYWVAGLSAGDGSVAAAGERLVAETGDVRSVVGSRLLPLPSDVVSAGAGVAGVPLRAFALGTAVGEVPWVAAGVVAGDSFARLSTASLSAAMDPRIVVGAAILAGLAFARPAYRLYASR